Below is a genomic region from Isosphaeraceae bacterium EP7.
CCGGCCGCGGCGGAGCGGGCCAGCTCGGCGACGAACAGGGGGCTGCCGCCCGACTCCATGGCGACCGCCCCGGCGCGTTCGTCCAGGTGCGTGCCGCCCGCGGCGAGAAGCTGGCGGGCGAGGGATTGCGCCTCGTCGGCGGAGAGAGGCCCCAGGGCGAGTGTCCGGGCCGCGAGGCCGGAAGCGGCGGGGATTTCCAGGGCTGAACGCAGGAACGAATTCTCGCCCACCTCTTCGTTGCGGTAGCAGGCGATGAGCAGCAGGACGGGGGGGTCGGGGGGCCGGAAGATCTCGGCCAGGACGTTCAGGCTGTCGGGGTCGCCCCACTGGAGATCGTCGATGGACAGGACCAGGGTGGTGCGATCGCCCAACCGCGCGAGCAGCTCGCGCAAGGCTGAATAAGCCCGACGGCGGAGTTCCTGGGGGTCGGGCACCTCGGCCGTCCGGCGTGGGCTGGTCGCCACGGCGTCCACCCGGCGCAGGACCGGGAAGACCTGGGCCAGGGGGCCGACGTCGCGGGGCAGCAGCGCCGCCACCTCATGCGCGGGCAGGCGACGCAGGTGGCGGGCGAGCGAGTCGATCAGGCCGTCGAGCGCCTTGTAGGGGACTGCCTCGCGCTCATAGCATCGGCCGGTCAGGACGACCGCGCCATCGTGGCCCCGAACCTCCAACCCATCGACGAACCGGCGTACGAGCGCGCTCTTGCCCAGGCCCGAGCGGCCCTGGATGAAGACGACCTCGGTGCGGCCGGCGGCCACGCGGGCGAGGGCCTCGGCCAGCTCGGCCAGGTACGATTCCCGGCCGACGAACGGATTCTCGCCGGGCTGGCCCGGGCTCGGGGTGAAGTCGGCGCGGATGACGGCCTCGGGCACGCCGAGGCGGGCGAGCACGTCGGGGCCGGTCGGCCGATCGGCGGGGTCCCGCCGCAGCAGGTCGACGCAGAGGGTCTCCAGGTCGTCCGGCAGGCCCGGCGAGAGCACGCCCGGTGGCGGGGGCTCGTCGGTCTGCTTGTCCATCAGGATCTTGAGCGGATGGCCGGAAAATGGCCGCATGCCGGTGAGAGCCTCGTAGAGCATGACGCCGACACTGTACCAGTCGCAGGGCGGGGCAACGCGCCCGTTGGCGGCCTGCTCGGGGGCCATGTAAGCCGCGGTGCCCACGACCTCGGCGGCCGAGCTCGCGTCGCGGACTTCGTCGGAGGACGTCACCAGGCCGAAGTCCATCAGCACCAGGCGCCCCTGGCGCGTGACCAGCACGTTGGACGGCTTGATATCGCGATGCAGCTTGCCCACGCCATGGAGCGCGACGAGCCCCTCGGCCAGTTGCCGCAGCACGCCCCGCAGCCGAGCCTGGCCGGCCGGGCTGAGCGCGTCATCGATGGTCGCTGGGTCGGCGGACTGCGGGTTCGGCCCGTCGCGCACATAGTCCAGGAAATTGATCCCGTCGACCAGCTCCATGACGATGAACCAGGCCTGGCCGTCGGAGATCAGCTCGTGGAGCGTGACGAGATTGGTGTGCGAGACGTCGAGCAGGGCGCGGAATTCCTGCTTGAAGCGGGCGATCGCATGCGGGTCCGTCTCGCGCATCGTCTTGATGGCGACGAGCACCCCCCGGCGATGGTCGCGGGCCCGATAGACGACGCCCATCCCCCCACGGCCCAGCACGCCGAGGATCTCGTAACCTTCGAGGGCCGGATAGATCGAGGATGGTGCGATTCGGGGAGCTGGCGAGGAGGGCGCGACCGACGGCGGCGCCACGTTGGTCGCGGGATCATTCGCATCCATCGACGGCGGGGCGACGTTGGTCTTGAGATCGGCGTCCATCGAGGGGGGCGAGACGTTCGTCCTCGAATCGTCGAGGTCCGGGTCGGTTTCAGCCTGCTCGTCGAGGAGGCCGCCGAGTTGATCGGCCAGGTCGGGGAAGCGGGCGAGGTATTCGTCGGGGCTGGGCGTGTCGCCTCGCGCCTTGCGGAGAGTCCTCTCGTTGTCGATGAGATCGACGACCCAGGCGGGGTTGTTCACGAGGATCGGGTGTCGGTCGAGGTAGTCTTCGACGGGCAGGGGAATGCCGGAATGGGACCGAAGTCGCTGATCGGCCAGCAGGGTTTCGATGAGCGACGTCTCGTCGTCTTGCTGGCCCGGAAGGGCGGGGGGCTCGGTCATTGTCGACGTGCTCACCGAGCGAACTCGACTGCGTTGCGGAGCCCGCACATGCTGATGATGGCCTGGAACGCGCGTGGGGGCAAGTCCTCCGCAAGCTTAGCGCGGGCAATTGGAGGCCAACCGAGGACGATGCTGGACCAAGGCGAGTGCTGACACCTGCATCCGATCACGTCTCCGCCTGAGAGTACAGGTGCGGGGTTTCCAAGTCGTCGAGGCGAATCTCCCCGAGGTCATCGGCGATCGAAACGCGGATTTTCCAGCCGCCACGAGGTGCGGAAATCACAAGCTCAGTGATTCCAGGAGTTTCCCAATGAGCAGCGCCTGCGTAGATGCTCTCGATCCATAATTTGCGTCCGAGGCACGCAGGGTCATTGGTTTCCCAATGCACTGTTGAGATCGGCCCGATGGTAAGGCGTGCCTTCGCGACGTAAAGCTCGGATGCTTCTGGCCGCTCGACCTTGCCTAGCTCCCAGCAGTCACGCTCGATGGTAATTCGCATCGTTTTCCCGCGAATGATCGCCGATTCCACCGAGAAGCGTCCATCGTGCAAGTAACTCGATAAGAACTGAATGTCGTGGACGAAATTCGATCCTCCACGCACTCGGAAATGCAGCGGGCGGACTTTCTCGCGGTGAAAGAGGGCCGAGTAGTCGGGCAGCATCGGCTCAGTTCCTCCACGGCCTCGAAACATCCCATGCTCGCAACATGCGGATCGTCAGGGAGATCTGACATCGGCAACCGGTGAGATGCAGGCCTAAGAGACAAATCATCAGGATGTGAGGGGCTCTTCTCAAGGACGTTCTCCGGCCGCATCCCGGATCACGCGAATCTCAACAGGCCGGCGATCTGTGCCACCGAGGCGGTTCCGGTGGTC
It encodes:
- a CDS encoding protein kinase; its protein translation is MSTSTMTEPPALPGQQDDETSLIETLLADQRLRSHSGIPLPVEDYLDRHPILVNNPAWVVDLIDNERTLRKARGDTPSPDEYLARFPDLADQLGGLLDEQAETDPDLDDSRTNVSPPSMDADLKTNVAPPSMDANDPATNVAPPSVAPSSPAPRIAPSSIYPALEGYEILGVLGRGGMGVVYRARDHRRGVLVAIKTMRETDPHAIARFKQEFRALLDVSHTNLVTLHELISDGQAWFIVMELVDGINFLDYVRDGPNPQSADPATIDDALSPAGQARLRGVLRQLAEGLVALHGVGKLHRDIKPSNVLVTRQGRLVLMDFGLVTSSDEVRDASSAAEVVGTAAYMAPEQAANGRVAPPCDWYSVGVMLYEALTGMRPFSGHPLKILMDKQTDEPPPPGVLSPGLPDDLETLCVDLLRRDPADRPTGPDVLARLGVPEAVIRADFTPSPGQPGENPFVGRESYLAELAEALARVAAGRTEVVFIQGRSGLGKSALVRRFVDGLEVRGHDGAVVLTGRCYEREAVPYKALDGLIDSLARHLRRLPAHEVAALLPRDVGPLAQVFPVLRRVDAVATSPRRTAEVPDPQELRRRAYSALRELLARLGDRTTLVLSIDDLQWGDPDSLNVLAEIFRPPDPPVLLLIACYRNEEVGENSFLRSALEIPAASGLAARTLALGPLSADEAQSLARQLLAAGGTHLDERAGAVAMESGGSPLFVAELARSAAAGESAPADGPITLDEVLWTRIARLPAEAKSLLEVIAVAGGPMRPALAWECLGGEGDERATLTSLRVGRLVRGARGQSDGEWVETYHDRVRETVVAHLDPATLKGQHRRLALTLEAAQAADHETLGIHFRGADEPRRAGEHFARAAAQAAQALAFGRASSLYRLALDLNPPPVGQPSPLRAALADALANDGRGADAARGYLAACDGLTVAQSLEFRRKAAMQFLISGHIEQGLKELRDVLADIGMALPRTPRRALASLLLRRAMLRIRGLNFRPRDANQIAPGQLTRIDVCWSAGIGLSNVDWIRGADFQARGLLLALRAGEPDRIARALAVEAAQTATAGLPARKRTAQILSRAESLAAESGQPYANGMVALAHGVSGYLEGRWRDGLDGCDRAEGLFRDHCTGVTWELDTAHAYAMWALSHLGEWAELNRRFPVLIAEARDRGDLYAAMNLSTYTLSIVRLAADEPELARGELERVMSLWTGEGYHVQHNDQVWALTQVDLYLGNGPAAWARLQTHWPTLSGSLLMRVQFIRIAMLGLRARCALAASRSDASLRKSADRGARRLARERHPWADAQSRMILAGLAASGGDPAGALRDLGLAADSFRACGMSLHAEAVAVRRTGELLGGSQGQARLNAADALMAAESIRRPDRIADLFAPGFPAG